The following proteins are co-located in the Eublepharis macularius isolate TG4126 chromosome 5, MPM_Emac_v1.0, whole genome shotgun sequence genome:
- the GORAB gene encoding RAB6-interacting golgin isoform X1, whose protein sequence is MAGDWAGFSEQELRRLQGKPPEPSDPRPEQQHRPASVNKSRQKLQRKKAVQQLCDKLGVQDGAVLAPPEQRLSAPKLVSSSPQTSGPLSQSPSVREQHVTSNQWDQPGLEKSCNGELEKSCNGDERNQNRSAEPSHNLTRKKVELQEKSRWEVLQQEQKLMEEKNKRKKALLAKAIAERSRRTQAETVKLKRIQKELQALDDLVSADVGILRNRIDQASLDYSCAR, encoded by the exons AGCCTTCAGACCCACGACCTGAACAGCAACACCGGCCTGCTTCTGTAAACAAAAGTCGGCAAAAACTGCAGCGCAAAAAAGCTGTACAGCAGCTTTGTGACAAACTAGGAGTGCAGGATGGAGCAGTCTTGGCGCCTCCAGAGCAGCGGCTTTCTGCACCCAAACTTGTATCCTCCTCTCCCCAGACGTCTGGCCCGCTGTCCCAATCTCCTTCAGTCAGAGAGCAGCATGTTACCAGCAATCAGTGGGATCAACCTGGACTTGAGAAGTCTTGCAATGGTGAACTTGAGAAATCTTGCAACGGGGATGAAAGGAACCAGAATCGCTCTGCAGAGCCAAGTCATAACCTGACAAGAAAGAAAGTGGAATT GCAAGAGAAGTCTCGTTGGGAGGTCCTTCAACAGGAACAGAAGCTTATGGAGGAAAAGAACAAACGCAAGAAAGCTCTCCTAGCCAAAGCAATTGCCGAAAG GTCCAGAAGAACACAGGCTGAAACAGTGAAGTTGAAGCGGATCCAAAAAGAACTCCAAGCTCTGGATGACTTAGTATCTGCAGATGTTGGGATTCTGAGAAACAGGATTGATCAAGCAAGCTTGGACTACTCATGTGCTCGGTAA
- the GORAB gene encoding RAB6-interacting golgin isoform X3, whose product MAGDWAGFSEQELRRLQGKPPEPSDPRPEQQHRPASVNKSRQKLQRKKAVQQLCDKLGVQDGAVLAPPEQRLSAPKLVSSSPQTSGPLSQSPSVREQHVTSNQWDQPGLEKSCNGELEKSCNGDERNQNRSAEPSHNLTRKKVELQEKSRWEVLQQEQKLMEEKNKRKKALLAKAIAERSRRTQAETVKLKRIQKELQALDDLVSADVGILRNRIDQASLDYSCARKRFDKAEAEYVAAKLDLQKKTEIKEQLTEHLCTIIQQNELRKARKLEELMQQLEVVLDEENLELEIEVEQMLLQQEGGTLGQAAPPQKLAPVDAEVPVPQDCNKEHEDKIHRTKGAEQSAEQPVVSHPGGQGQMTQTAVSREGVVCEGT is encoded by the exons AGCCTTCAGACCCACGACCTGAACAGCAACACCGGCCTGCTTCTGTAAACAAAAGTCGGCAAAAACTGCAGCGCAAAAAAGCTGTACAGCAGCTTTGTGACAAACTAGGAGTGCAGGATGGAGCAGTCTTGGCGCCTCCAGAGCAGCGGCTTTCTGCACCCAAACTTGTATCCTCCTCTCCCCAGACGTCTGGCCCGCTGTCCCAATCTCCTTCAGTCAGAGAGCAGCATGTTACCAGCAATCAGTGGGATCAACCTGGACTTGAGAAGTCTTGCAATGGTGAACTTGAGAAATCTTGCAACGGGGATGAAAGGAACCAGAATCGCTCTGCAGAGCCAAGTCATAACCTGACAAGAAAGAAAGTGGAATT GCAAGAGAAGTCTCGTTGGGAGGTCCTTCAACAGGAACAGAAGCTTATGGAGGAAAAGAACAAACGCAAGAAAGCTCTCCTAGCCAAAGCAATTGCCGAAAG GTCCAGAAGAACACAGGCTGAAACAGTGAAGTTGAAGCGGATCCAAAAAGAACTCCAAGCTCTGGATGACTTAGTATCTGCAGATGTTGGGATTCTGAGAAACAGGATTGATCAAGCAAGCTTGGACTACTCATGTGCTCG GAAGCGTTTTGATAAGGCAGAAGCCGAATACGTGGCTGCGAAGCTGGACCTCCAGAAGAAGACAGAAATCAAAGAGCAGCTCACCGAGCACTTGTGCACGATCATCCAGCAAAATGAGCTCCGCAAGGCCCGGAAGCTGGAGGAGTTAATGCAGCAGCTAGAAGTGGTGCTCGACGAAGAGAACCTGGAACTCGAGATCGAGGTGGAGCAGATGCTTCTGCAACAGGAGGGGGGTACTCTTGGGCAAGCAGCCCCGCCGCAGAAGCTTGCTCCTGTTGACGCAGAAGTTCCTGTCCCCCAGGATTGTAACAAAGAACATGAGGACAAAATCCACCGAACCAAGGGTGCGGAACAGTCAGCAGAACAGCCTGTAGTCTCTCATCCTGGAGGCCAGGGCCAGATGACACAAACTGCTGTTTCCAGAGAAGGGGTGGTTTGTGAAGGTACCTGA
- the GORAB gene encoding RAB6-interacting golgin isoform X2: protein MEEKNKRKKALLAKAIAERSRRTQAETVKLKRIQKELQALDDLVSADVGILRNRIDQASLDYSCARKRFDKAEAEYVAAKLDLQKKTEIKEQLTEHLCTIIQQNELRKARKLEELMQQLEVVLDEENLELEIEVEQMLLQQEGGTLGQAAPPQKLAPVDAEVPVPQDCNKEHEDKIHRTKGAEQSAEQPVVSHPGGQGQMTQTAVSREGVVCEGT, encoded by the exons ATGGAGGAAAAGAACAAACGCAAGAAAGCTCTCCTAGCCAAAGCAATTGCCGAAAG GTCCAGAAGAACACAGGCTGAAACAGTGAAGTTGAAGCGGATCCAAAAAGAACTCCAAGCTCTGGATGACTTAGTATCTGCAGATGTTGGGATTCTGAGAAACAGGATTGATCAAGCAAGCTTGGACTACTCATGTGCTCG GAAGCGTTTTGATAAGGCAGAAGCCGAATACGTGGCTGCGAAGCTGGACCTCCAGAAGAAGACAGAAATCAAAGAGCAGCTCACCGAGCACTTGTGCACGATCATCCAGCAAAATGAGCTCCGCAAGGCCCGGAAGCTGGAGGAGTTAATGCAGCAGCTAGAAGTGGTGCTCGACGAAGAGAACCTGGAACTCGAGATCGAGGTGGAGCAGATGCTTCTGCAACAGGAGGGGGGTACTCTTGGGCAAGCAGCCCCGCCGCAGAAGCTTGCTCCTGTTGACGCAGAAGTTCCTGTCCCCCAGGATTGTAACAAAGAACATGAGGACAAAATCCACCGAACCAAGGGTGCGGAACAGTCAGCAGAACAGCCTGTAGTCTCTCATCCTGGAGGCCAGGGCCAGATGACACAAACTGCTGTTTCCAGAGAAGGGGTGGTTTGTGAAGGTACCTGA